Within Amycolatopsis sp. FDAARGOS 1241, the genomic segment CAGCTCGTGCACGAGCCGCCGGACAGTCGCGTGGGGGAGCCCGGTGCGGCGGGTCAGGTCCGCGAGGGTCAGGGTGCTGTCCTCGGGCGTGAACGTGAACAACACCTGCAGCAGCCGGGAGCTGACGCTGCGGCCGGGTTCGTTCGTGCGGGGCATGGTGCCCGCAGCCTACGCGGGTGTCCATTGGATGAACATCGGTGTTCCCGGGCGGGCTCCGGTGCGGTCACACTCACCGCCACCTGACCCGACAGGAGGGAAACGCCGGTGCCTGAACTGCGGATCGCCGTCGTCGGAGGGGGCATCGGGGGGCTGGCAGCCGCCGCGTTCCTCAGCCGGGCTGGGCTGGGGTGCACGGTCTACGAGCAGGCAGCCGAACTCGGCGAGGTCGGCGCGGGGCTCGTCGCCAGCCCGAATCTCGTGCGCCTCCTGCGCCGGCTCAGGGTCGCGGACGAACTGCTCGCGCGAGCCGTGGCGATCGAGGTCGGGTGGGAGTTCCGCCGCTGGGCCGATGGGAGCGTGCTGTCCGCGGAGAACCTCGCCGAGGCGTGCGAGCGGCGCTACGGCGAGCGCACGTACACCGTGCACCGCGCGGACCTGCTCGGCGTCATCCAAGCCGCGGTGCCGCCGGACGCGATCCGGCTCGGCGTGAAGTGCGTGGGCCTCGAGGCCGGTCACGACGGCGCGGTCCTGTCGTTCGCCGACGGCACCACCACGACCGCCGACGTCGTGATCGGCGCAGACGGCGTGCACTCGACGATCCGCAACGCCCTGCTCGGGCCTTCACCCGCGACGTTCTCGGGCCTGTGTGCCTTCCGGGCCCTCGTCCCGGCAGCCGACGCTCCCGGGTTCGCCCTCCGCGCCGCCCACACCCTGTGGCTGGGGCCCGATCACCACCTGGTCCACTACCCGATCTCGGCGGGCAAGCTCATCAACATCGTCGCCTTTGCTCCGGCCGGCGAGGACGTCGTCGAATCCTGGAGCGCCACCGCGACCCACCGGGAGTTCGCGACCGAGTTCGAGGGCTGGGACCCGCGCCTGCGCGAGCTCATCGCCGCGGCCGGCACCCCGGGCCGCTGGGCTCTGCTGGACCGCGCGCCGCTCGCGCGGTGGAGCCACGGTCCGGTGACTCTGCTCGGCGATGCCGCCCACCCGATGTTCCCGTTCTTCGCCCAGGGCGCCGCGCAGGCGATCGAGGACGCGGCCGCGCTCGCGGTGTGCCTCGCGGCCGACGGCACCGATCCGGCCCGCGCGTTGCGCCGCTACCAGGCCGCCCGCCGCGACCGCACCGCGCGCCTCCAGACCGTGTCCCACGAGCGCGCCCACCTCAACCACCTTCCCGACGGCCCGGAGCAGCAAGCCCGCGACGCGTCGCTGTCCGGGCAGGACCCGCTGGCCGCCAACGCCTGGATCTACGGCCACGACGCCGAACTCGTCCCCTGACCGTCCTTTGCGGACCCCGGAAAGATCGGAAAACCCCATGACCGAGTACACCCCGTTCCGGCAGCTGTTCATCACGCCGGTGCTGCCGTTCCTGCGCGACGGCTCGATCGACGAAGCGGGGTACCGTGCGCTGCTGCGCCGGTTCCTCACGCCGGAGAACCTCGACGCGGGCGTCGCGATCGTCGCGAACCCCGAAGCCGGCGAGATCTACACGCTCGACCGCGCCGAGCGCAACCGCGTCGTCGAGATCACCCTCGAAGAAGTCGCGGGCCGGACCCCGGTGCTGGGCGGGGTGGCGCACGTGACGACTGCCGGCATGGTCGAGTGCGCGAAAGACGTGGAGGCCGCCGGCGTCGACGGCCTGTTCATCCTCCCGCCGATCGATTCCGCCGACATCACGCTGTCGTGGAACGCCGACGCCTACCCGGAGGTCTTCCTCGACGTCTCACGGCGATCGCGGACGCGGTCGACCTGCCGCAGGTGATCCACCCGGTCGGGCAATTCTCGGCCCGCTACGGCCCAGGGCTGTCCGCGGACGTCACGCGGCGGATCATCGCCGCGGTGCCGCAGGTCGTCGGCTGGAAGATGACCTACAACTACGACGGGTTCCGCGAGATCGCCGGCGTGCTGCGCGCCGCGGGGCGGCCGGTCGGGATCTACGGCGCGGTCGGGAAGTACTTCCACGAGAACCTCGCCAACGACACGCTCGACGGCACCAGCGCCGGGTCGTTCAACTTCGCGCTGGAGCGGATGGTCGAGCACATCTCGGCGTGGCGCAAGGGCGACGTCGCCCGGGCCACCGAGATCTGGCGCGGCGGCCTGGCGGCGTTGCAGGACTACATCTTCTCCGACTTCGGCCGCCTGCACATCCGGTACAAGGCCGCGACGTGGCTGCGCGGGTTCATCGACAACCCGCTGATGCGCCCGCCGGTTCCGGCCCCGCGCCGGCAGGAGATCGGCGACCTCACCCGGCTGCTGCGTGGAACCGACCTCACCACACGGCCGGACGACGAGATCTCCGAACTGGCCGCGGAATTCGGCCTCAAGTAGCCCCGGCCTTTCGGTCAAGGGAGAACAGCCATGACGAGATCCCAGCTCCCGGCCGCCGCGCTGCCCGGACCGGAGCGGGCGCGCGAGGCGGCCAAGATCGCCGCGCGCGTCGACCGCATTCCGGCCGGCCGGTTCCACGCCCGGCTCGCCTCGCTCGTCGGCGTCGGGACCTTCTTCGACGGGTTCGACGCCATCTCCCTCGCCGTGCTCCTGCCGGTGGTGGTGAAGGGGTTCGGCATCAGCCTGGCCGACGCCGGCCTGATCATCAGCGCCGGCTACCTCGGGCAGTTCGCCGGCGCGATCGCCGTCGGCCTGCTCAGCGACCGCGTCGGGCGCCGGCGCACGTTCCTGCTGTCGCTGGCGATCATCGGCGTGCTCGCGGTGTTCTGCGCGTTCGCGTGGAGCTCGCAGAGCCTGCTCGTGTTCCGGCTGCTGCAGGGGATCGGGCTCGGCGCCGAGGTGCCGATCGCCGGCACGATCATGAACGAGTTCCTCGGCCGCACGAGCCGCGGGAGGATCGGCGTCGTCTACCAGTCGCTGTTCAGCTGGGGACTGTTCTTCGCGCCGCTGATCGCGCCGCTGCTCACGTCTTCGC encodes:
- a CDS encoding dihydrodipicolinate synthase family protein, encoding MTEYTPFRQLFITPVLPFLRDGSIDEAGYRALLRRFLTPENLDAGVAIVANPEAGEIYTLDRAERNRVVEITLEEVAGRTPVLGGVAHVTTAGMVECAKDVEAAGVDGLFILPPIDSADITLSWNADAYPEVFLDVSRRSRTRSTCRR
- a CDS encoding dihydrodipicolinate synthase family protein translates to MIHPVGQFSARYGPGLSADVTRRIIAAVPQVVGWKMTYNYDGFREIAGVLRAAGRPVGIYGAVGKYFHENLANDTLDGTSAGSFNFALERMVEHISAWRKGDVARATEIWRGGLAALQDYIFSDFGRLHIRYKAATWLRGFIDNPLMRPPVPAPRRQEIGDLTRLLRGTDLTTRPDDEISELAAEFGLK
- a CDS encoding FAD-dependent monooxygenase; translation: MPELRIAVVGGGIGGLAAAAFLSRAGLGCTVYEQAAELGEVGAGLVASPNLVRLLRRLRVADELLARAVAIEVGWEFRRWADGSVLSAENLAEACERRYGERTYTVHRADLLGVIQAAVPPDAIRLGVKCVGLEAGHDGAVLSFADGTTTTADVVIGADGVHSTIRNALLGPSPATFSGLCAFRALVPAADAPGFALRAAHTLWLGPDHHLVHYPISAGKLINIVAFAPAGEDVVESWSATATHREFATEFEGWDPRLRELIAAAGTPGRWALLDRAPLARWSHGPVTLLGDAAHPMFPFFAQGAAQAIEDAAALAVCLAADGTDPARALRRYQAARRDRTARLQTVSHERAHLNHLPDGPEQQARDASLSGQDPLAANAWIYGHDAELVP